In the Corynebacterium suedekumii genome, one interval contains:
- a CDS encoding DNA-formamidopyrimidine glycosylase family protein has protein sequence MPEGDSVLQLSRRLQFMTGREVLATSLRVPSVALVDFTGETVDRVWPYGKHLFMQFGERILHTHLKMEGTWAMHLVGDRWRKPGHTARVVLQLTGAPHPRPIEIVGHSLGLVEVFRTDEYHERMSYLGPDVLDEDWDRSEARRRLLADPRRSIGEALLDQHNLAGVGNEYRAEVCFLCGIHPATPVAGVDVDQVLDVTRRIMWANRNSPVRVTTGVKRAGENSYVFGRNGRPCRRCGSPIRKAGLGERIIWWCPRCQPGDPTGDQTEAPPSSGSASGAAGR, from the coding sequence GTGCCCGAAGGTGATTCCGTCCTCCAGCTGTCCCGGCGACTGCAGTTCATGACCGGCCGGGAGGTCCTGGCCACATCACTGCGCGTGCCGTCGGTCGCGCTCGTCGACTTCACCGGGGAGACCGTCGACCGGGTGTGGCCCTACGGCAAACACCTGTTCATGCAGTTCGGCGAGCGGATCCTGCACACCCACCTCAAGATGGAGGGGACATGGGCGATGCACCTGGTCGGTGACCGGTGGCGCAAACCCGGCCACACCGCCCGGGTCGTGCTCCAGCTGACCGGCGCCCCGCACCCGCGACCCATCGAGATCGTCGGCCATTCCCTCGGCCTGGTCGAGGTGTTCCGGACCGACGAGTACCACGAACGGATGTCCTACCTGGGCCCCGACGTGCTCGACGAGGACTGGGACCGGTCGGAGGCGCGGCGCAGACTGCTCGCTGACCCCCGCCGCAGCATCGGTGAGGCGCTGCTGGACCAGCACAACCTCGCGGGCGTGGGCAACGAGTACCGTGCCGAGGTGTGCTTCCTCTGCGGGATCCACCCGGCGACGCCTGTCGCTGGGGTGGATGTGGACCAGGTCCTCGACGTCACCCGCCGGATCATGTGGGCCAACCGGAACTCCCCGGTCCGGGTGACCACCGGCGTGAAGCGGGCGGGGGAAAACTCCTACGTGTTCGGCCGCAACGGCCGCCCCTGCCGGCGCTGCGGGTCACCGATCCGCAAGGCCGGGCTGGGGGAGAGGATCATCTGGTGGTGTCCGAGGTGTCAGCCTGGTGATCCGACGGGTGATCAGACTGAGGCCCCGCCTTCTTCCGGTTCCGCTTCCGGCGCAGCAGGACGATGA
- a CDS encoding chorismate mutase produces the protein MTDAAENQFEIRMPSGTDDPLSDAEIQQYRQEIDRLDRVILDAVQRRTQVSKAIGKTRMGSGGTRLVHTREVAIINQFREELGDEGPALASILLRLGRGRLG, from the coding sequence ATGACAGACGCTGCTGAGAACCAGTTTGAGATCCGCATGCCCTCGGGCACCGACGACCCGTTGTCCGACGCGGAGATCCAGCAGTACCGGCAGGAGATCGACCGGCTCGACCGCGTCATCCTCGACGCCGTCCAGCGCCGCACGCAGGTGTCCAAGGCCATCGGCAAGACCCGCATGGGATCCGGCGGGACCCGCCTGGTCCACACCCGCGAGGTGGCGATCATCAACCAGTTCCGCGAGGAACTCGGCGACGAGGGCCCCGCACTCGCCAGCATCCTGCTCCGCCTCGGGCGCGGCCGCCTCGGCTGA
- a CDS encoding YccF domain-containing protein: MNLLLNIVWFIFGGFLLAAGYVLFGILACLLIITIPAGVASFRMASYAVAPFGRSVVQPVGGSGGLSAVTNGIWFLIAGLWLAIGHITTAAAQAVTIIGIPLAVANIKMIPVTCFPFGKEIVASDRIPYGYESMVKL, translated from the coding sequence ATGAATCTCCTGCTCAACATCGTCTGGTTCATCTTCGGTGGCTTCCTGCTCGCCGCCGGTTACGTCCTCTTCGGCATCCTCGCCTGTCTGCTCATCATCACCATCCCCGCCGGGGTGGCGTCCTTCCGCATGGCCTCCTACGCCGTCGCGCCCTTCGGCCGCTCCGTCGTCCAGCCCGTCGGCGGCTCCGGCGGGCTCTCCGCCGTGACCAACGGCATCTGGTTCCTCATCGCCGGCCTGTGGCTGGCCATCGGCCACATCACCACCGCCGCCGCCCAGGCCGTCACCATCATCGGCATCCCGCTGGCGGTGGCCAACATCAAGATGATCCCGGTGACGTGCTTCCCCTTCGGCAAGGAGATCGTCGCCTCCGACCGGATCCCGTACGGCTACGAGTCGATGGTGAAGCTGTAG
- a CDS encoding 3'(2'),5'-bisphosphate nucleotidase CysQ, translated as MTAKLSDARLTHHLAQGTGEILKGVRNVGVLRGRNLGDAGDDLAQNWIARVLEQHRPDDGFLSEEAADNPARLDKDRVWIIDPLDGTKEFATGRSDWAVHIALVENGRPTHAAVGLPDLGVVFHSDEARAVTGPYARKIAISHNRPPKVALHIAEQLGFETAAIGSAGAKAMHVLLGDYDAYVHAGGQYEWDSAAPVGVAQAAGLHCSRLDGTELTYNNKDTYLPDVLICRPEMAEEILGMAAAFKEEHGSY; from the coding sequence ATGACTGCCAAGCTTTCCGACGCCCGCCTCACCCACCATCTCGCCCAGGGAACGGGCGAGATCCTCAAGGGCGTCCGGAACGTCGGTGTCCTGCGGGGACGTAACCTCGGTGACGCGGGCGACGACCTCGCCCAGAACTGGATCGCCCGGGTCCTGGAGCAGCACCGCCCGGACGACGGTTTCCTCTCCGAGGAGGCCGCCGACAACCCGGCGCGACTGGACAAGGACCGGGTGTGGATCATCGACCCGCTCGACGGCACGAAGGAGTTCGCCACCGGTCGTTCCGACTGGGCCGTGCACATCGCCCTCGTGGAGAACGGCCGCCCCACCCACGCGGCCGTCGGCCTGCCGGACCTCGGCGTGGTGTTCCACTCCGACGAGGCCCGCGCCGTGACCGGCCCGTACGCGAGGAAGATCGCCATCTCCCACAACCGCCCGCCGAAGGTGGCCCTCCACATCGCCGAGCAGCTCGGTTTCGAGACCGCGGCGATCGGTTCCGCCGGCGCCAAGGCCATGCACGTCCTCCTCGGCGACTACGACGCCTACGTCCACGCCGGTGGCCAGTACGAGTGGGACTCCGCCGCCCCGGTCGGCGTCGCCCAGGCCGCGGGCCTGCACTGCTCCCGCCTCGACGGCACGGAACTGACGTACAACAACAAGGACACCTACCTTCCGGACGTGCTCATCTGCCGCCCCGAGATGGCCGAGGAGATCCTGGGCATGGCCGCCGCCTTCAAGGAGGAGCACGGCTCCTACTGA
- a CDS encoding dihydrofolate reductase: MLGAVWAQSLDGIIGDGRDMPWHVPEDLAHFKEITAGHPVIMGRRTWLSLPERFRPLPGRDNYILCSRKAGEWSAGGKVIPAMPETFESPEVWVMGGGQVYAATIDDVDVLEVTLIGAHLGDSLGDRAVHAPAIPVSFGLVSDTDWLVSERGRLTVDGQRSDLPLKYRFLRYERKDAA, translated from the coding sequence ATGCTCGGTGCCGTGTGGGCGCAGTCCCTCGACGGGATCATCGGCGATGGCCGGGACATGCCCTGGCACGTGCCGGAGGACCTCGCCCACTTCAAGGAGATCACCGCCGGGCACCCCGTCATCATGGGGCGGCGCACCTGGTTGAGCCTGCCCGAACGATTCCGTCCCCTGCCGGGGCGCGACAACTACATCCTGTGCAGCCGGAAGGCGGGCGAATGGTCCGCCGGCGGGAAAGTCATCCCGGCGATGCCGGAGACGTTCGAGTCCCCCGAGGTGTGGGTCATGGGGGGCGGGCAGGTCTATGCCGCCACCATCGACGACGTCGACGTCCTCGAGGTCACCCTCATCGGTGCCCACCTGGGTGATTCCCTCGGCGACCGGGCTGTCCACGCCCCTGCCATCCCCGTCAGCTTCGGGCTGGTCTCCGACACCGACTGGCTGGTCTCCGAGCGGGGTCGGCTCACCGTCGACGGGCAGCGCAGTGATTTGCCCCTAAAATACCGTTTTCTCCGTTACGAACGAAAGGACGCCGCATGA
- a CDS encoding NAD-dependent succinate-semialdehyde dehydrogenase produces MNSTDLQQLIDTTPTGLFIGGEFTDADNGDTFEVINPSDGSVLTTVASASEADARRALDVNADAQTTWGTTPARERAEILRRTYEYLIDHTEELAYLQSAELGRALPDSEAEVTYGAEFFRWFAEEAVRVRGDYRHAPNGAGRIIVHEQPVGPSLAITPWNFPLAMGARKIAPALAAGCTMIIKPASKTPLTMLFLAKALKESGLPDGVLAVLPTGHSANVSALLGDARLRKFTFTGSTEVGQMLGAKAAEHSMKVSLELGGNAPYIVCADADLDVAAEAVAVAKMRGAGQVCIAANRFLVHSSVKDEFVAKATEVMKSFRIGPGTEDGVTYGPLSGADQLEKVSGLVDDAMERGANRPLGGELPDGLHPDGYYYPATVLTDIAEGSEILTEEIFGPVLAVSTFDTDDEAIAMANNTPFGLASYLFTENLTHALDLAERIEAGMVAVNKGALFDPAAPFGGVKESGLGREGGFEGIHEFLEPKFISLPL; encoded by the coding sequence ATGAATTCCACCGACCTCCAGCAGCTCATCGACACCACCCCCACCGGCCTGTTCATCGGCGGCGAGTTCACCGACGCCGACAACGGCGACACCTTCGAGGTGATCAACCCCTCCGACGGCTCCGTCCTCACCACCGTCGCCTCCGCCTCCGAGGCAGACGCCCGCCGCGCCCTCGACGTCAACGCCGACGCCCAGACCACCTGGGGCACCACCCCCGCCCGCGAACGCGCCGAGATCCTCCGCCGCACCTACGAGTACCTCATCGACCACACCGAGGAACTGGCCTACCTCCAGTCCGCCGAACTCGGCCGCGCCCTGCCCGACTCCGAGGCCGAGGTCACCTACGGCGCCGAGTTCTTCCGCTGGTTCGCCGAGGAGGCCGTCCGCGTCCGCGGCGACTACCGCCACGCCCCCAACGGCGCCGGCCGCATCATCGTCCACGAACAGCCTGTCGGCCCGTCCCTGGCCATCACCCCGTGGAACTTCCCGCTAGCCATGGGCGCCCGCAAGATCGCCCCCGCGCTCGCCGCCGGCTGCACCATGATCATCAAACCCGCCTCCAAGACCCCGCTGACCATGCTCTTCCTGGCCAAGGCGCTCAAGGAATCCGGACTGCCCGACGGCGTCCTCGCCGTCCTGCCCACCGGCCACAGCGCCAACGTCTCCGCGCTGCTTGGCGACGCCCGCCTGCGCAAGTTCACCTTCACCGGCTCGACCGAAGTGGGCCAGATGCTCGGCGCCAAGGCCGCCGAACACTCCATGAAGGTCTCCCTCGAGCTCGGCGGCAACGCCCCCTACATCGTCTGCGCCGACGCCGACCTCGACGTCGCCGCCGAGGCCGTCGCCGTGGCCAAGATGCGCGGCGCCGGCCAGGTCTGCATCGCCGCCAACCGCTTCCTCGTCCACTCCTCCGTCAAGGACGAGTTCGTCGCCAAGGCCACCGAGGTGATGAAGTCCTTCCGCATCGGCCCCGGCACCGAGGACGGAGTCACCTACGGCCCGTTGTCCGGTGCCGACCAGCTGGAGAAGGTCAGCGGCCTCGTCGACGACGCCATGGAACGCGGCGCGAACCGCCCCCTCGGCGGCGAGCTGCCCGACGGGCTGCACCCGGACGGCTACTACTACCCGGCGACCGTCCTCACCGACATCGCCGAGGGCTCCGAGATCCTCACCGAGGAGATCTTCGGCCCCGTCCTCGCGGTGAGCACCTTCGACACCGACGACGAGGCCATCGCCATGGCCAACAACACCCCCTTCGGCCTGGCGTCCTACCTGTTCACCGAGAACCTCACCCACGCCCTCGACCTGGCGGAGCGGATCGAGGCCGGGATGGTCGCCGTGAACAAGGGCGCGCTGTTCGATCCGGCCGCCCCCTTCGGCGGCGTCAAGGAGTCCGGCCTCGGACGCGAAGGCGGCTTCGAGGGCATCCACGAGTTCCTCGAGCCGAAGTTCATCTCGCTGCCGCTGTAG
- a CDS encoding thymidylate synthase: MTDSPIPTPYEDLLREILEQGAAKGDRTGTGTLSVFGRQLRYNLADSFPLLTTKKVHLHSVVGELLWFLRGDSNVTWLQDNNIRIWNEWADADGELGPVYGVQWRSWPTPDGEHVDQITRALETLRDNPDSRRNIVSAWNVSELDEMALLPCHLLFQLYVVDGTLSMQVYQRSADMFLGVPFNLASYALLTHMFAQQAGLEVGELIWTGGDCHIYTNHLEQVREQLSREPRPYPQLNLRKARSLFDYDFDDIAVEGYDPHPVIRGRVAV, from the coding sequence ATGACTGACTCCCCCATCCCCACCCCGTACGAGGACCTGCTGCGGGAGATCCTCGAGCAGGGCGCCGCCAAGGGTGACCGCACCGGGACGGGCACCCTCAGTGTCTTCGGCAGGCAGCTGCGCTACAACCTCGCCGACTCCTTCCCGCTGCTGACCACGAAGAAGGTCCACCTGCACTCCGTCGTCGGGGAGCTGCTGTGGTTCCTGCGGGGCGATTCGAACGTCACGTGGCTGCAGGACAACAACATCCGCATCTGGAACGAGTGGGCCGACGCCGACGGCGAGCTCGGCCCCGTCTACGGCGTGCAGTGGCGGTCCTGGCCCACCCCGGACGGTGAGCACGTCGACCAGATCACCCGCGCCCTGGAGACCCTGCGGGACAACCCGGATTCGCGCCGCAACATCGTCTCCGCCTGGAACGTCTCCGAGCTCGATGAGATGGCCCTGCTGCCCTGCCACCTCCTGTTCCAGCTCTACGTCGTCGACGGCACCCTGTCCATGCAGGTGTACCAGCGCTCGGCGGACATGTTCCTCGGCGTCCCCTTCAACCTCGCCTCCTACGCGCTGCTCACCCACATGTTCGCCCAGCAGGCCGGACTCGAGGTCGGCGAGCTCATCTGGACCGGCGGCGACTGCCACATCTACACCAACCACCTCGAACAGGTCCGGGAGCAGCTCTCCCGCGAGCCCCGCCCCTACCCGCAGCTGAACCTGCGGAAGGCCCGGTCCCTCTTCGACTACGACTTCGACGACATCGCGGTGGAGGGCTATGACCCACACCCGGTGATCCGCGGCCGGGTCGCGGTGTGA
- the pgi gene encoding glucose-6-phosphate isomerase, with protein MADITTTAEWRNLESVFERTQSTTLRDLFAADERRAERYTFDAAGLHVDLSKNLLDDTVVEALVALAKEAELTDAIEAMFRGDHLNNTEDRAVLHTALRLPAEEDLEVDGQDVAADVHEVLGRMRDFASALRSGNWQGHTGRTIKKVVNIGIGGSDLGPKMATLALRAYATAGITAEFVSNVDPADMSAVLDDLDPESTLFIIASKTFTTQETLANAHAAKRWLLDKFDGDESAVARHFVAVSTNAEKVAEFGIDTKNMFGFWDWVGGRYSVDSAIGLSLMAVIGPMDFMRFLEGFRAMDEHFRSSPFERNVPVLMALLGVWYSNFHGADTHAVLPYSQDLSRFPAYLQQLTMESNGKSVRRGGEAVTYSTGEIYWGEPGTNGQHAFYQLMHQGTRIVPADFIGFARPKEDLPTASGEGSMHDLLMGNLFAQTKVLAFGKTVEEIVAEGVAEDLAVHKVMPGNRPTTTILAEELTPAVLGALIALYEHITFVQGVIWDINSFDQWGVELGKAQANQLAAAVSGEEKADSGDSSTDALIGWYRSHK; from the coding sequence ATGGCCGACATCACCACCACCGCGGAATGGCGCAACCTGGAGTCCGTCTTCGAGCGCACGCAATCCACCACGCTGCGGGATCTGTTCGCTGCGGATGAGCGGCGCGCGGAGAGGTACACGTTCGATGCCGCGGGTCTGCATGTGGATCTGTCCAAGAATCTGCTGGACGACACCGTCGTGGAGGCCCTCGTCGCCCTGGCCAAGGAGGCGGAGCTCACTGACGCGATCGAGGCGATGTTCCGCGGCGATCACCTCAACAACACCGAGGACCGTGCGGTGCTGCACACGGCGCTGCGGCTGCCGGCCGAGGAGGATCTGGAGGTCGACGGGCAGGACGTGGCCGCGGACGTCCACGAGGTGCTCGGCCGGATGCGGGACTTCGCCTCGGCGCTGCGTTCGGGTAACTGGCAGGGGCACACGGGCCGGACGATCAAGAAGGTGGTCAACATCGGCATCGGCGGTTCGGACCTGGGCCCGAAGATGGCGACCCTGGCGTTGCGGGCCTACGCCACGGCCGGCATCACCGCGGAGTTCGTCTCCAATGTCGATCCAGCGGACATGTCGGCCGTCCTCGACGACCTCGATCCCGAGTCGACGCTGTTCATCATCGCCTCCAAGACCTTCACCACCCAGGAGACCCTGGCCAACGCGCACGCCGCCAAGCGTTGGCTGCTGGACAAGTTCGACGGTGACGAGTCCGCGGTGGCCAGGCACTTCGTCGCGGTGTCGACGAACGCGGAGAAGGTCGCCGAGTTCGGCATCGACACGAAGAACATGTTCGGTTTCTGGGACTGGGTCGGCGGCCGCTACTCCGTCGACTCGGCGATCGGGCTGTCGCTCATGGCGGTCATCGGCCCGATGGACTTCATGCGTTTCCTCGAGGGCTTCCGGGCGATGGACGAGCACTTCCGTTCCAGCCCCTTCGAGAGGAACGTCCCCGTCCTCATGGCGCTGCTGGGGGTCTGGTACTCCAACTTCCACGGCGCCGACACTCACGCGGTGCTCCCCTACTCGCAGGACCTGTCCCGCTTCCCGGCCTACCTGCAGCAGCTGACCATGGAGTCCAACGGCAAGTCCGTGCGCCGGGGTGGCGAGGCCGTCACCTACTCCACCGGTGAGATCTACTGGGGTGAGCCGGGCACCAACGGCCAGCACGCGTTCTACCAGCTCATGCACCAGGGCACCCGCATCGTGCCGGCGGACTTCATCGGTTTCGCCCGCCCGAAGGAGGATCTGCCCACCGCCTCCGGTGAGGGGTCCATGCATGACCTGCTCATGGGCAACCTCTTCGCACAGACGAAGGTGCTGGCCTTCGGTAAGACGGTCGAGGAGATCGTCGCCGAGGGAGTCGCCGAGGACCTGGCGGTGCACAAGGTCATGCCGGGCAACCGCCCGACGACGACGATCCTCGCGGAGGAGCTGACCCCGGCTGTGCTCGGTGCGCTCATCGCCCTCTACGAGCACATCACCTTCGTCCAGGGTGTGATCTGGGACATCAACTCCTTCGACCAGTGGGGCGTGGAGCTGGGCAAGGCCCAGGCCAACCAGCTGGCCGCGGCGGTATCCGGCGAGGAGAAGGCCGATTCCGGCGACTCCTCCACGGACGCGCTCATCGGGTGGTACCGCTCGCATAAATAA
- a CDS encoding DedA family protein, whose product MLTSVVDWVVNLMEVLGAPGVGIAILLENLFPPIPSEVVLPLAGFTAARGDLNVIAAFVWATAGSVIGAHLLYWVGAAIGANRLRRIADWMWLVEPEDVDKSLEWFDNHGQWSIFFGRFIPGIRSLISIPAGIDRMNLVSFGLMTTAGSAIWNAALIAAGWWLGDRYHLVEEYIGRYSDIIYIVIALVIVGVIIVLLRRKRNRKKAGPQSDHPSDHQADTSDTTR is encoded by the coding sequence ATGCTCACTTCTGTCGTCGACTGGGTCGTCAATCTCATGGAGGTCCTGGGGGCCCCGGGCGTGGGAATCGCGATCCTCCTGGAGAACCTCTTCCCGCCGATCCCCTCCGAGGTCGTGCTCCCGCTGGCCGGATTCACCGCCGCACGCGGCGACCTCAACGTCATCGCCGCGTTCGTCTGGGCGACCGCCGGCTCGGTCATCGGCGCGCACCTGCTCTACTGGGTCGGCGCGGCCATCGGAGCGAATCGTCTGCGCCGCATCGCGGACTGGATGTGGCTGGTTGAGCCGGAAGATGTGGACAAGTCGCTGGAGTGGTTCGACAACCACGGGCAGTGGTCGATCTTCTTCGGCCGGTTCATCCCCGGCATCCGCTCGCTCATCTCCATTCCGGCGGGCATCGACCGGATGAATCTCGTCTCCTTCGGCCTGATGACCACGGCCGGCTCCGCGATCTGGAACGCCGCGCTCATCGCCGCCGGCTGGTGGCTGGGTGACCGCTACCACCTCGTCGAGGAGTACATCGGCCGCTACTCCGATATCATCTACATCGTCATCGCCCTGGTCATCGTCGGCGTGATCATCGTCCTGCTGCGCCGGAAGCGGAACCGGAAGAAGGCGGGGCCTCAGTCTGATCACCCGTCGGATCACCAGGCTGACACCTCGGACACCACCAGATGA
- a CDS encoding glutamate-cysteine ligase family protein, with product MGEAVSSEKYTPQQRTRYRQRLGDDLEIFDRHLQTAEFVDHGTIGLELELNLVDENMQPVRYNREVLSHLDEEYQSEIGSYNVELNHPPLSVEGDGLRKMFEGVSARLQAVRDAASTSGAQVAMIGTLPTLTEEFLSDPAWMTPENRYRALSNAVMESRGELVRIDISDTEHLEVDFEDIAPESSCTSMQLHLQVAPNRFPDAWNASQAIAGVQAALGANSPLFLGRRLWHESRVPVFQQSIDTRTPELVNQGVRPRVWFGERWITSVFDLFEENVRYFSPLIPEAREEAGAPIMEGRSPRLHYLNLHNGTVWRWNRPIYAPGQELAHLRVENRLLPAGPTVTDIVADAAFYYGMVKHLAEETRPVWSRLTFPDAEANFLAGARSGLFARMSWPTLGRIDVGDLVGNHLLREARNGLELLDVDADLIDHYLDVIAERARTRQNGATWQLRTMQSITPRGTVPGSPERQEALAEMLRAYLRNQATGEPVHTWKIGV from the coding sequence ATGGGTGAAGCCGTATCCTCCGAGAAGTACACGCCGCAGCAGCGGACCCGTTACCGGCAGCGGCTGGGTGATGATCTGGAGATCTTCGACCGTCATCTCCAGACGGCCGAGTTCGTCGATCACGGCACGATCGGGCTCGAGCTCGAGCTCAACCTCGTCGACGAGAACATGCAGCCCGTCCGCTACAACCGGGAGGTGCTCTCCCACCTGGATGAGGAGTACCAGTCGGAGATCGGTTCCTACAACGTCGAGCTCAACCACCCGCCGCTGAGTGTGGAGGGTGACGGCCTGCGGAAGATGTTCGAGGGGGTGTCGGCGAGGCTGCAGGCGGTGCGGGACGCGGCGTCGACAAGCGGGGCGCAGGTGGCGATGATCGGCACCCTGCCCACGCTGACCGAGGAGTTCCTCTCCGACCCGGCGTGGATGACCCCGGAGAACCGTTACCGGGCGCTGAGCAACGCCGTCATGGAGAGCCGCGGCGAGCTGGTGCGCATCGACATCTCCGACACCGAGCACCTCGAGGTCGACTTCGAGGACATCGCACCGGAGTCCTCCTGCACCTCCATGCAGCTGCACCTGCAGGTCGCGCCGAACCGTTTCCCTGACGCGTGGAACGCCTCGCAGGCAATCGCCGGTGTGCAGGCGGCCCTGGGGGCGAACTCGCCCCTGTTCCTCGGCCGCCGGCTGTGGCACGAGAGCCGGGTGCCGGTGTTCCAGCAGTCCATTGACACCCGCACCCCGGAGCTGGTCAACCAGGGTGTCCGGCCGCGCGTGTGGTTCGGCGAACGGTGGATCACCAGCGTCTTCGACCTGTTCGAGGAGAACGTCCGCTACTTCTCCCCGCTCATCCCCGAGGCCCGGGAGGAGGCCGGCGCCCCGATCATGGAAGGCCGTTCCCCGCGCCTGCACTACCTCAACCTGCACAACGGCACGGTGTGGCGCTGGAACCGCCCCATCTACGCCCCCGGCCAGGAACTCGCCCACCTGCGGGTGGAGAACCGGCTCCTGCCCGCCGGCCCGACGGTCACCGACATCGTCGCCGACGCCGCCTTCTACTACGGCATGGTCAAGCACCTCGCCGAGGAGACCCGCCCGGTGTGGTCGCGCCTGACGTTCCCCGACGCCGAGGCGAACTTCCTCGCCGGCGCCCGCTCGGGCCTGTTCGCCCGCATGAGCTGGCCCACGCTGGGCCGGATCGACGTCGGCGATCTCGTGGGTAACCATCTCCTGCGGGAGGCGCGCAACGGCCTCGAGCTTCTCGACGTCGACGCCGACCTCATCGACCATTACCTCGACGTCATCGCCGAACGCGCCCGCACCCGCCAGAACGGCGCGACCTGGCAGCTGCGGACCATGCAGTCGATCACCCCCCGCGGCACCGTCCCGGGCTCCCCCGAACGGCAGGAGGCCCTCGCCGAGATGCTGCGCGCCTACCTGCGCAACCAGGCCACCGGCGAACCGGTGCACACCTGGAAGATCGGGGTGTAG
- a CDS encoding DUF1707 SHOCT-like domain-containing protein, which yields MNDELRLSDNDRINALQALASHYAEGRLDHVEFDERTEAVTQARTNGDLRPLFADLPGGLQEALTPTRMSGVVDTQTDAELERVRTVGKKIETYDGVVFSVTLASFFILMFVFSISWAWVVWPVMAAVMAIPRVIGSFSESDEKTYQELKKAEEAERVERLRQATARLRELE from the coding sequence ATGAATGACGAGCTGCGCTTGTCCGACAATGACCGCATCAACGCGCTCCAGGCGCTGGCCAGCCACTACGCCGAGGGCCGCCTCGACCACGTAGAGTTCGACGAGCGCACGGAGGCGGTGACGCAGGCCCGCACCAACGGGGACCTGCGCCCGTTGTTCGCGGACCTGCCGGGCGGACTGCAGGAGGCATTGACGCCGACGCGGATGAGCGGGGTCGTCGACACGCAGACGGACGCCGAGCTGGAGCGGGTGCGCACCGTGGGCAAGAAGATCGAGACCTATGACGGGGTGGTGTTCTCCGTCACGCTGGCGTCATTCTTCATCCTCATGTTCGTCTTCAGCATCTCGTGGGCGTGGGTGGTGTGGCCGGTCATGGCCGCCGTCATGGCGATTCCGCGGGTCATCGGCAGTTTCTCCGAATCGGACGAGAAGACCTACCAGGAGCTGAAGAAGGCCGAGGAGGCGGAGCGGGTGGAGCGGCTGAGACAGGCAACTGCCAGGTTGCGTGAACTGGAGTAG